The Bacteroidales bacterium genome includes the window CAAATAAGTGATAAGTTTTCAAAATCGAAGACCAGAGGTGGATTGACATATTTCATAAATAGTTTGGAGGAGTATTTTAAATATACAAATGAGGAGTATATTATTGAAACGCCAACCTCATACGGTAAAGAACAGGCTTTTATTATTGCATGTGGTAATGTTTCGCAATATGGCAACAATGCTTTTATTGCTCCATACGCTTCGTTAAGAGATGGATTGATAGATGTTACTATCATAAATCATATAAACTTGTTTGAGGTACTCCCTACCGCTGTTCAACTATTTACCAAAACACTTAATATAAACCCTGCTGTAAAATCATTTTCCACACCAGAACTCACCATTACACGACCTAAGGCAGGTATTATGCATATTGATGGAGAGCCTATTGATATGCCCGAGAGAGTTGAGATTAAATGCCATAAACGAGGTTTAAGAGTAATGGTTCCTGATATTCAGGCCGCAAATGAGTTTGAAGCCACTCTACTAAATATGCTATCTACTGTATTTGGCATCAAGATTCCCAAAAAGATATAACCCAATTGATGCCTCAATTGGGTTATATCTTATATACGATTAAGTAATTAATATATTACTCCTTAGTCTTTCTTTGATAGTCTTATATACAATCCGTATGCTAATACTACGGCAAAGCATATTACTGCGATATAGAATGATGAACGAACTGCAGCTTCCTCAAAACTATATGCTGAAGAGAGCAATCCGTTTAGCCATCCGTTATCAATAAACATTCCCATAATGGGTGTTATTACTGCACCACCTAATATAGCCATAATTAGTCCTGCTGCTCCAAGTTTTACCTCATCACCCATACCATATAGTGCTATTCCGTATATAGTTGGGAACATTAATGACATACATCCTGATATTGCTATCAATGTCCATATTGAGATATTAGCGGGGAGATATATTGTTCCTAAACATGCCACAATACCTGCAACTGCAAATATTGATAACATTACAGAAGGGTTAAATTTACGCATTAGAGCTGTACATACCCAACGGCAAACAATAAACAATATGATTGCGTATAGGTAGTATTGTGCTGCTGTGGCTTCGTTCATACCCTCACCGAATACTGTCATTGCATATTTAACTGTCCATGTCCACACTGTTATTTGTAGTCCTACATAGAAGAATTGAGTTACAACTCCCCAATAGTAACGAGGCTTAGTTAATAGCTTCTTAAACGATGTAGATATATTCAAATCTCCCTCATCAACTTTATTCTCTGAACGGCGGAAATTATAGAAGAATATCCAAATAATCAATGCTATAATTACAAGACTTACGTATGGCACACACACCCACAATAACTCATTGTTTTGTATTGCATCTAATTGTGTTGAATCCATTTGGAGTCTATCTTCGTATGTTGCAGGATTAAGATTAGCAAGAATAAGATATTTTGCCAAGAATATTCCTGTTAATGAACCAAGTGGATTGAATGCTTGTGCAAAGTTTAAGCGTTGTATTGAGGTCTCTTTTGCTCCAAGTGATATTACGAAAGGATTACAAGTTGTCTCTAATACAGATAGTCCACAAGCCAATACAAAGATTGAGACAAGGAACATATCATAACTTTGTATTATGGCTGAAGGGATATAACCTAACGCTCCTACCATATAGAGTCCTAACCCTACTAATACTCCTACTCGGTATGAGAATTTTTTGATAATTATTGCTGCCGGTATTGCTAAAACTGCGTATGCTCCATAGAACGCTATCTGAACAAACGATGAATCAACAGCTGACATCATAAATATTTTACCGAAAGCAGGTACAAGGTTGTCGGTCATATTATTGAGTAATCCCCATAATACAAAGCACGACACCAACATAATAAATGGTACTAATACCGATTTCTCTACTACTTTTATTTTTTCTGTTGTCATTATATTAGATTTTATTTTATTGTAAATTAGGGCATAAAGGTTTTTAGTTCCATACCTTTGCCTTTTAATATAAGGGGGTTATCTTTTGACAACTCTCCTGCCGACTCGGCTTGAACTTTAATATTACCAATTGCGGTTGCCTCAACCGGTCCTGCTACTACCTTGCACCCTGTTTTTTGGGCTGTTAGTTTATTTAGCAATCCGTTTTGAGAGCCACCTCCAACAATATATATAGTTTTTATTTTGCGTCCCACAGATAGTTCTAACTCCTCTTTTACCTTTGCGTACTCAGTTGCCAACGATTGACATACCAATCGCATATAGTCACCTTGTGTTTGTGGTACTGCTTGATTTGTCTCTTTACAATAGTTATCTATCGCCTCTTTCATACTGCGAGGTGCGGTAAAGCGACTATCGGTAACAGGTATTACGCTTGTGCATTGAGAGTTTTCTCCATCAACAACCATACGAGAATAATCACAATCAAGACCTTGTGCTGTCCACTCTTTTACGAGTGATTGTAACAACCACAAACCTGTAATATTTTTAAGTATACGTATATCGCCAGACACTGCACCTTCGTTTGTAAAGTCAGATGCTAACACCTCAGTAGTTTGCAATGGTGTAGGTGTCACCATTCCCATTAGCGACCATGTTCCTGAACTGATGAATGCCCATTCATCATCTTCGGCAGTAATGGCAGCAAGTGCCGATGCTGTATCATGTGAGCCTACTGCTACAACTGTTGCATTTCCTCCTAACTCCTCTTGCATTGCAGGTGTTAAACTACCTATTGGTGTACCTGGATATACAATCTCTTGCATTAATGTTTGGGGTAATGATAGTGTTTCAAAGATTGTATCATCCCACTTGCGTGTAAGAGAGTTAAGCATTTGTGAGGTTGAGGATATAGTATATTCATTTACCGCTTTACCTGTTAGGAAATAGGCAAACAAGTCGGGCATAAAGAGTAACTTATCTGCATTTTTTAGTGCTTCATCACCCTCTAATACTGCACTATACAGCTGGAATACAGTATTTATCTCCATAAACTGATTTCCTGCCAATGAGAAGAATTTCTCTTTTGGTAGTTTTTGGAATGCCTTTTCAAGTATTCCTTGTGTACGTGAGTCACGATAACATACTGGATTTGATATAAGACGCCCGTTCTTATAAAGAAGTCCGTAATCGACACCCCATGTATCTATACCGATGCTCTTTATCTCAGAGCCATATTTTGCAAATGCTTTTTTCAGACCTGTTTTTATCTCTTCATAAAGCGAAAGAAAATCCCAATATACCCTTCCGCCTAAGTTTATTTGTCGGTTAGGAAAACGGTGTATCTCATCAAGTGTCAACTCTCCATTATTGAGACACCCTACTATTACTCTTCCGCTTCCTGCTCCAAAGTCGGCTGCTACGTAATACATAATGTTTTATACAAGATGGAGAGAAGGTTTCCCCTCTCCCCTACTATTATTTGATTTTTAATCTGTAATTTTCCCTAAAACGTATTTATCAAGATCTTTTATCTCTTGCTCTGTTAATACGGTATAGTTCATTCCTGATTGAACGATTATACGACAAGCCATTTCAAAGAACATTGCTTTCTCAAATGCTGCATTGAAGTCTTTACCGCATACTACTTGTCCATGGTTTGTTAACAGACATGAGTCATGATCTTTCAATGCCTCCACTACTGCTTGTGCCAACTCAGGAGAGCCCGGGCGGTAATAAGGTATTACAGGAATCTCTTTTCCTACATGACATGGAACTTCAGCTGTTACATTGAAGTTTGTTGGTTTGTTTTTCATACATGCCACTGTTGTTGCATACTCTGATTGAAAGTGCAATACCACATTTGCATCAGGGCGATTACGTAATACTCCTAAATGGAAACCATTCTCCATTGATGGTTTTATTCCGTTTAGTGATGTTCCGTCAGCAAGATTCAATACTGCAATTTTCTCTTTTTGAATTGTAGGTAACCATGAACCTGTTCCAGAAATCATAACTTTGTCGCCTATACGCCACGACATATTACCGCTACTGCATAACATTAAGTGTTCATTTCCTGCTCTGTGAGCGGCTTTCATAAACTCCTGATAGAGTGCATCCATTATATTTTCCATTATAGTATTTTCTTATAAAGTTCTTTTATTGTTGCTTCATCTATATCGCGAGGGTTGCCTGGTGTACATACATCGGCTATTGCTGATGCCGCCAAAGCGTCAATATCTTTTTCAGTTATACCCAACTCAGTTAGAGTTTGTGGTATACCCACTTTTATCGACAACGCTTTTACTGCCTCTACTGCTGCATCGGCTGCCTCATCAGTTGTCATACCATCTTTATACACTTTCATTGCTTTTGCAATCTCAATATATTTCTCTTTGGCTGCGGGTTTGTTATACTCCATAATTGTGGGTAGTAAAACTGCATTTGCCACTCCATGAGGTATGTCAAATATTGCTCCCATTGGGTGAGCCATTCCGTGTACTACTCCAAGACCTACATTTGAGAATGCCATTCCTGCTACATATTGACCAAGTGCCATTGCCTCACGTGCTTTTGCATTAGTGGGTTCTTCAACTGCAATAGGAAGGTTTTCTGCAATAATTTCAATTGCTTTAATCTCAAACATATCACTCAATTCCCATGCTCCTTTAGTTATTAATCCCTCAATAGCATGTGTTAGAGCATCCATTCCTGTTGCAGCAGTCAACCCTTTGGGTAAAGAGTACATTAACTCGGCATCAATTACAGCAACCAATGGTATATCGTTAGGATCAACACATACCATTTTCTTTTTATTCTCTTCATCGGTAATAACATAGTTAATTGTTACCTCTGCTGCTGTTCCTGCTGTTGTTGGTACTGCAATAATGGGAACTGAACGTTTTTTTGTTGGAGCAACACCCTCTAATGATACCACATCAGAGAACTCGGGGTTATTGGTTATGATACCTATTGCTTTTGCAGTATCAATTGATGAGCCTCCTCCTATTGCAAGAATAAAGTCTGCTCCTGATTCTGCATACGCTTTTAATCCGCTCTTAACGTTTGCAACTGTTGGGTTTGGCTTTACCTCATCGAATATCTCAAAAGGTACTCCTGCTTTCTCCAATACTTCAGATACTTTAGCAACTACTCCGAATTTTACCAAACTGCTATCAGTTACTATTAGGGCTTTGTTTAATCCCTTACGAGCAACCTCTTCTGCTATTGCTTCGCGCGAGCCTGCTCCAAAATAAGATGTTTCGTTTAAAACAAATCTTCTTGTCATGATATATCTTTTTTAGGGAGTGTGTCAAGAAAATTGACACA containing:
- a CDS encoding diacylglycerol kinase family lipid kinase produces the protein MSAKKIFAIINPISGTSKKVNLSEKIMKILSDDEVTIDIAYTEYAGHATLLAKDAVDKGYNIVLAVGGDGTCNEIAKALVHSRSALAIIPTGSGNGMARHLGIPMGITAALRALKNSHMVKADFCTANDIPFFVTCGFGFDAQISDKFSKSKTRGGLTYFINSLEEYFKYTNEEYIIETPTSYGKEQAFIIACGNVSQYGNNAFIAPYASLRDGLIDVTIINHINLFEVLPTAVQLFTKTLNINPAVKSFSTPELTITRPKAGIMHIDGEPIDMPERVEIKCHKRGLRVMVPDIQAANEFEATLLNMLSTVFGIKIPKKI
- the fucP gene encoding L-fucose:H+ symporter permease gives rise to the protein MTTEKIKVVEKSVLVPFIMLVSCFVLWGLLNNMTDNLVPAFGKIFMMSAVDSSFVQIAFYGAYAVLAIPAAIIIKKFSYRVGVLVGLGLYMVGALGYIPSAIIQSYDMFLVSIFVLACGLSVLETTCNPFVISLGAKETSIQRLNFAQAFNPLGSLTGIFLAKYLILANLNPATYEDRLQMDSTQLDAIQNNELLWVCVPYVSLVIIALIIWIFFYNFRRSENKVDEGDLNISTSFKKLLTKPRYYWGVVTQFFYVGLQITVWTWTVKYAMTVFGEGMNEATAAQYYLYAIILFIVCRWVCTALMRKFNPSVMLSIFAVAGIVACLGTIYLPANISIWTLIAISGCMSLMFPTIYGIALYGMGDEVKLGAAGLIMAILGGAVITPIMGMFIDNGWLNGLLSSAYSFEEAAVRSSFYIAVICFAVVLAYGLYIRLSKKD
- a CDS encoding rhamnulokinase produces the protein MMYYVAADFGAGSGRVIVGCLNNGELTLDEIHRFPNRQINLGGRVYWDFLSLYEEIKTGLKKAFAKYGSEIKSIGIDTWGVDYGLLYKNGRLISNPVCYRDSRTQGILEKAFQKLPKEKFFSLAGNQFMEINTVFQLYSAVLEGDEALKNADKLLFMPDLFAYFLTGKAVNEYTISSTSQMLNSLTRKWDDTIFETLSLPQTLMQEIVYPGTPIGSLTPAMQEELGGNATVVAVGSHDTASALAAITAEDDEWAFISSGTWSLMGMVTPTPLQTTEVLASDFTNEGAVSGDIRILKNITGLWLLQSLVKEWTAQGLDCDYSRMVVDGENSQCTSVIPVTDSRFTAPRSMKEAIDNYCKETNQAVPQTQGDYMRLVCQSLATEYAKVKEELELSVGRKIKTIYIVGGGSQNGLLNKLTAQKTGCKVVAGPVEATAIGNIKVQAESAGELSKDNPLILKGKGMELKTFMP
- a CDS encoding class II aldolase/adducin family protein, producing MDALYQEFMKAAHRAGNEHLMLCSSGNMSWRIGDKVMISGTGSWLPTIQKEKIAVLNLADGTSLNGIKPSMENGFHLGVLRNRPDANVVLHFQSEYATTVACMKNKPTNFNVTAEVPCHVGKEIPVIPYYRPGSPELAQAVVEALKDHDSCLLTNHGQVVCGKDFNAAFEKAMFFEMACRIIVQSGMNYTVLTEQEIKDLDKYVLGKITD
- the fucO gene encoding lactaldehyde reductase, with amino-acid sequence MTRRFVLNETSYFGAGSREAIAEEVARKGLNKALIVTDSSLVKFGVVAKVSEVLEKAGVPFEIFDEVKPNPTVANVKSGLKAYAESGADFILAIGGGSSIDTAKAIGIITNNPEFSDVVSLEGVAPTKKRSVPIIAVPTTAGTAAEVTINYVITDEENKKKMVCVDPNDIPLVAVIDAELMYSLPKGLTAATGMDALTHAIEGLITKGAWELSDMFEIKAIEIIAENLPIAVEEPTNAKAREAMALGQYVAGMAFSNVGLGVVHGMAHPMGAIFDIPHGVANAVLLPTIMEYNKPAAKEKYIEIAKAMKVYKDGMTTDEAADAAVEAVKALSIKVGIPQTLTELGITEKDIDALAASAIADVCTPGNPRDIDEATIKELYKKIL